Genomic DNA from Methylocystis sp. MJC1:
TGCCGGATAGAAGCGCACGGCAGATGGTAGCTTAAGCGCAGAGGGTGTCTGCGGATTTTGCGGACGCAAAGCACCCCAGTCGCTGCGTAAGCGTTTAGCGCTCACGCCCTTGCTCTTCGCGCTCACGATGCACGGGCCTTGGTGCAGGCGCTTCGTCTGGGTAGAACCAGAAATACATGCCGAGCGCGCCATGGGCTTTGTGGGTTCTGTAGAGTTGCGCGCGCTCGGCAGCGCGGCGCTCGTCCTCGGTGATTCCACGCTTGGCAGGTTGACGCTCTTCCCGTTCCATGTGGGCCTCCTGGGTTATGACTGCGGATGGTGCCAAAGCTGGCGCATAGCGTCCTGGAGATGGGCGGCAAATACCTCGGGCATGCGGTCGAGCTCGTCGAAACGACGTAGCGTCAGATATTCGACGAAGCGCGTGCCATAGATGCCGCACAGCACTTGATTGCCTTCTTCATTGGCCTGCAGGGCTGGCCAGCTCACCTCCATCAAGCGCCGCCAGAAAACATCGCTGCCGTCGATGATCAGACAGTCGGGCCTAATTTCAATTCGGCGATACAGCTCGACCGGCTTGGCGACGATCAGCCAGTTGACGGCGCAGGCTGCGAGGAAGGCGATGAAATTCACCCAGCCAATTTGCACGGGCGAATGATGCAGCAGAAACCAGCCTTCGAGCCCGGTGAATCCCGACCAAGCAAACAGACGCCAGAGCGTATGGCGCAGGCGTTCATCCAAGTCCTTGTAGATCAGCAGAATGCCGCCCTCGGGAGTGAGAAAGCGACCGTAATCGACGTAAGGGTCCGGTTGAAAAGCGGTAGAGGCGAGAGGGGGCGCAGCTACCTGAGGCGCACGCCTGACCAGCGGGCGATCCGTCCGCACAACAATCCGGGACACCGTGAGCGACCGTGCGACACGATGTGCGCTGTGCGCCGTTCTTTGCGGCCTCTCCAGCTGTCTATGCATGCGCATGCAGAAAAAGATAAAGCTTTTGGCGGAGAGGAGGGCGGAAAGAGAGGTAATGATTGGGAGCGAAAGAAAAGGAGGTCCGCTGTTTACGGACCTCCAGGAGTTAGTCACTGACCGTGGATCCGGGAATATTCTCGACGATATGCCCGGCTTCGTTGGCGGCGGCGATATAAGCCGAGATCGGTCCGTGCGCTTTGAAGTAGAGATCGCGTTCGATCCCGACGCCAAGACGACTGCGGTATTCGGCAAGTTCGGTGAGGCTGACCGTCCCGAATTCGGGAGAGCCCATGCCAAGGTCGCAGAGACCCCAGGCGATGGATTCGTCATCGGGATCGATTTCGGTGAGGAGCCAGGTGCAGGCCCCACAGGGATTGAACAGCTTGACGACGGGCGGGAAGTCGAGCTCGTCGGGCGTTCCCTTCACGGCCGCCTGACGGCGGCCGTTGTCGAGGAGCTGTTGGCGCTGGGCTTGGGTGAGGAGCTTCATTTGGCGTCTCCTTCATCCTTGGCTTCGCGCATCACGATGTCGGAGCCGTCGATGGGCAGGAGGGAGAGCTTGATGTTGAAGCCCTTGCCATCCTGGTTGGCCCAGGCTGCGCCGATTTGGGTCCACAGGCTCTTCTCGCCGTTGGTTTTGCGGACCGCATAGACCCGGTGCGTCGGGCGCTTGGAGCTTTCGGTGTTCGACATGATGTGTCCTTTCGGGCTGTGAGGTCGCCGGGCTGGCAACCTCGTTGCCCGTTCGCTCGCCGAGGCGGACCGAGCGCAGCGGTCAAAAGCGCGCAGCGCCGTGCCGTAATGGGGGGCAGCCCGTAGGGGGGAACCGTTCGGTTTTGACGGCAAGCGCCGCCTCGGTAGAACCGGGCAGAGTGAGAGGTTGCTGGCTTGGCGTCGCTTGTCGAAAGGACATGACGACAGCGGATACTCACCGACCTAGGCTCTACAGTAATTATTCAAGCCGAGATGCCAGTTGCCGCCATAGTCTAATTGTGGCGGACCGGAGATCCGTGAGCCAACTTGAAAAGCCGACAGAAAAAGGAAAGAAAGAGCCGTAGATAGATAAGAACTACAAGCTGAAGCGAATGGCTACATCGCTTCAAACCAGCATGGGGTGGGAAAGTCCGGTTTGCGGGCTGACGGACGCGTTTCGCCCTCGTCGCCTACCTCGCGTGATCGACGCTGACCTGCTCGACAGGCGGTAGCCGCTGGCCAAAAAGTTGGACATTTTATTATACGGTTGTACCCTGCATGGACTCGCCGATTAGCTGCTCGTTTTAAAGAAACCTTCCATGCGTTTCCACCCAGACGGACCCGACATACCTGACGAACTTGTCGCTCTCCAAGAAAAAGGAGAGGTCATCTTTATTTGTGGAGCTGGGATTTCGAGGGCAATCGGCCTTCCTGATTTTCGGGGGCTTGTTAGTAAGATCTATGAGGAGCTAGGGGAAAGCTGGGAAAGGCATCCCCCTGAATGTGAAGTTATGCGGGAGGGAGGACGGCTAGCCCACCAATATGATCGTTGCCTGCGCAGCCTTGAGAGACGCCTTGCCGCCTCTGATCTCCCTAGAAATAAAGGGATGCGCGAACGTATGCGGATCGCCATCCGCAGGGCTTTGTCAGTCCCCGAAGGAGCTAATCTAGCCAATCATCTAGCACTGCTAGCACTTTCTCGAGGCGCAGAAGGGCAGACAAGGCTGATAACGACAAACTTTGACACCCTGTTCGAAAGAGCATGGCTTGAGAAGTACCAGAAAGCTATCGCCAGTCACGCAAGTGCAGCTATGCCAGCACCCAAAGCCTCTGGGTTTGAAGGCGTCTTGCACTTGCATGGTCGCCTTGCTGATGACAGCCCCAAACTCAGTTTGGCGGAGACAGATCTTGTACTAACGAGTTCTGAATTTGGTGACGCGTACCTGCGCTCGGGCTGGGCTTCGCGTTACGTCTACGACGTCGTACGCGCCTGCACGGTTGTGCTCGTTGGCTATTCAGCCGACGATCCTCCGATGCGCTACTTGCTGGAGGTTCTGGAGGCTGACCGCGAACGATACAGCGATTTGCACCGAGTATATGCGTTTGCGGCGAGCAAGGATGAGGAAGAGGAGCTCGAAGCCGCGCTCTGGCGTGCAAAAGGAATTGAGCCAATCCTTTACCGTCCTAGTGAAAATGATCATTCTGCCCTTTATAAAACATTAGAAGAATGGAGGGATTACGCGAACGATCCGACCGCTTGGCGGAGGGAAGCTCTTCGCGTGATTTTTACTCAATCACCTAAGGAGCAGGGTGAGGATGAGCTTGCACGCTGCGCAGCGTTGCTACGCCACAGGGATGCGGCTCAGCTCTTAGCCGAGCTATCACCACCTTCCGATTGGCTTTCGCCTCTGAATGATCGCCGCGTGTTTGCCGAACAAGAAAGACATGCCGGGCAATGGATTGCAGCGCGACTTAATGATGCCGACATGATCCGCGCATCGATCTCTTTGCCGTATTTTAGCGATGAATGTGCCTGGTATATTGAGCTCGCAATCGAGCAAAAGCGGGCTGAGCTATCACCGGTTCGATTAAAGGCGTGGCAATTGATTCTGAGAAGCAAGCGGCAAGTGCGAATTCCGTCGCGCATGCTCGATGACAACTGGTACACCGTGTCGAGATATATCCGACAAGGAGATGCCGGGTACCACATTCGGCAAGTTGTTCGAAAATTGCTTCAGCCTCGCCTTACCGTGGCGAAAGCCTTTCGCTTGTCAGAACGAACTACAGAAAATGAACCTGAGAGACTTTTCGATCTGTTGCGGATCGATTTTGACGCTCCCGATCATGTGCCTATCCGCGAAATTTTGCTGTGTTGGCCGGAGAGTTTGGATAAAGAGCTCGCTTTGTTCCGTGTATTGGAGCGGGCGTTGACCGAAGCGCTTGAAGAAGCGCACGATCTAGGCTTGCTGGATGGCTGGGACTGCGCAAGCGGCGATGTTCCATCTATTGGGGATCATCCGCAAAACAAGCACCGCCGCGGATTTTATCCAATTATCCGTGTTTTAGCTGACTTGTGGGGACGAATTGCCTCGCGCGATCCAGAGACAGCGCGGACTCTTATTTCCAGCTGGTGGAGCTCGCCATACTTGTTGGAGAGGCGTTTTTATCTTTCGGCGCTGTGCTCCGATTCAGTGTTTTCTTGTGAGGAAGTTTGGAGTGGCTTAGACCGCCTCAGCCCGGAGGACTTCTGGTTGGGAGGAGCTCAAGTCGAGATTATGCGGCTGGTCACCCTACGTTGGCGCGAATTCGCACCAGCACAAAGGCAAGCTTTTGAAGCCCGTATATGTTCGGGCCTTCCTCGCGACCTTTTCCAGGAGGGATCTTTTGAAAAAGATGAGTGGGGTTCCGTATATGACTCGGCTGTGATGAAGCGGCTAAACCGACTTAAGTTAATGGGTTGGCCGCTAAATAATGATAGCGAGACTCTTCTACGAGAAATCGCATCTCGGCATCCCAGATGGGCCCCGGGAGAGGGTGACCGGGATGATTTTTCTTCATGGCACGAGAGTCATTCTGGGCCTGACGGACAGCCCGAGCTGCTGGCGAACATCGCAGATAGCGCCCTCGTATCCGAGGCTATGCGCCTGCAACGTGAAAGCCGCTGGCAGCAGGGCGACGTTTGGCGCTTGTTCTGTGCCGCCGATCCAGAGCGTGCACAGCTCGGTTTACGCAGCGAGGCGAAGGCCGGTCGCTGGGAGGTGGATGCATGGCGCGACTTTATATGGTCTGCTACTGAGAGGAGCGAGGACACACTACAGCTTGAGCTTGCCGCATCATTGCTTGCTATGCCTGAGGCGGTTCTAACGCAGCTCTTACCGGCTGCGTGTCGTTGGCTACAAAAGCGTCGACAACTGTTGACGCGCCTCGCTTCACGTGAGGGTAATTTCCTCACACTATGGGACCGGCTAGCTGAGCTGGCCTATCCGGCCAACGCGCCTAGCGTTGATAAGGAAGAACGCGGTGCTTACGACAGGGCATTGAATGATCCCGCGGGCGAACTAGCGGATGCTTTGCTGCGACATATTGATGCAAGAAAGCCAGAGCAAGGCGGCGGCTTTACCGAAGAGGAAGCAATTCGGTTAAATCGCATTGTCCATTCTGATGGGGATCCAGGACTTTTGGCGCGGGCAACCCTTTGTCGATTTTTGGCCTATCTTGAAGCGACTGACCCCGATTGGGTGTTGTCGCAAATGCTGCCGTTTCTCAGTTGGGATCAGCCACATGCCGCTTCTTTGTGGCGATCACGAGCATTTGACAACATCGGTACAGCGCGGCTGTTCAATGCGACGAAGACATTGATGCTTGAGGCTTTCGTAAGACCTGGCTTGGGCGATGATGAACTCGAAGGTCTAATGACGCAGTTGCTCACGATAGCCTTCGCGCACCGTCGACAAGAGCTTATAGATTACGCTTTGTCGAGCGCTGAGATCAAAAATGCCCTGGCCGCAGGTTCTGATCGACTTCGGACGAACGCCGCATGGCAGTTTTGGCGCGCAATGGGAGATGAGGCCGATAAAGCTGCACGCTGGAATGAAATGATTGGGCCTGTTTTCCGTGGAATGTGGCCATTAGATGCCGCACTCAGAAACGAAGGCGTGTCTCAGAACCTCGTGCTAATGACTTTGGAATGCGGAGAAGCTTTTCCAGATGCTGTTGATGCTGTGATTGTTTTCCTCGTGCCTTATCAGCTTTATCTCATGGCACATACGTTACGGCTAGAGTCCGCGCATGACGATCTAATACGAAAGTTCCCACGGGCGGCATTACGGCTTGCAAGTGCAATTATCGACCCAGACAAATATCCGGTGCCTAGTGATCTCTCTTCGTTTCTGGAGTTATGTATCGAATCTGACGCTAGCGTTGCCTCTGAACCTTCATATATTCGGCTTTTCGGTTTGCGGCGGCAGCGCGCGGCATAGCCATTAACGGCTTGAACTGTCGCGAGGCTTTTCAGTAGGCCCAGTCGGCCTGGGCAAGAGGGCCCTCATTCAATGTCCGACGGACGGATTGCCAGTTCGGCATATGCCGCTCCATGAGCGTCGTGAAGCGGTCATTATGGCGGCGTTCGATCAAGTGAAGCAACTCATGGATTACTATATATTCGAGACACTCGGCGGGTTTTTTCGCGAGATCGACATTGAGGCGGATATTGCGAGAATTTGTATTGCAGCTTCCCCACTTGGTCTTCATCTTCTGAACGAACAGCTGGTTGGGTTTAACGCGAAGGATGCGCTGCCATTTGATAAGCAGCTCTTGTGCAGCGTGTTTGAGAAGAGATCGATACCAGGCATCGAGGACGGCTTGCCGCTTTGCGGATGAGCTGCCTTTGCGAACGTTTAGAAGGATGTGGCGGTGGCGTAGCATTACATTTGGCGGCGCGTCACCTTCCACGACCTTGAGGAGGTAACGCTTGCCCCAGAGATAATGGCTCTCGCCACTTAGGAATTCACGCGCTGTTTCTCGCTCCTGCCGTTGAAAGCGCTTCTGCTGGCGCTTAATCCATTCGAGCTTTGAGATTGCAAAAACCCGAACGGTATCGAGCTTCATGCGCGTTGGTGCTGCGATGCGTACGTGGCCGGAGGGAGGATTGACGCTCAGATGGACGTTCTTGATGTTTTTGAAGACGACTTCCACCTCAATCGAGCCAATGCGTAGCCGATTTGCCATCAATACTCGCTCTGCGCCTTGACGATGAGGAAGATGCGTTCGACCCCGGCAACGTCTTTGAGGATATCATAGAGCCCTTGCTTGATAACCTGCTCCCGCGGTGCGACGCCTCGCCAATCATCGGGGCGCACGGCCTTCACCTTAGCATCAATTTGCAGCGCCAATTCTTCGTTCTGGTCGAGATTGCTCCATAGCGCACGTTTGCCTGGCGTATTGAGGCTCACCGGCGTATCTGACGCAACACCCGCCTCAACCTTTGTTGCCAGCGCGGCAATGCGCTTGAGATACTCCTCGTACTCGATAGCCTTAGCCTTACGCGCGGCTATGACTTCGTCCAACAGCGCGGACATTTTCTCGTAGAAAGCCGGGTCGCTAAGCTGCTCTTTGATAATTTTCGAGCGGACGTTGTTTTCAATGGTTTCCGCGATCGCGTCCTTATTTCCTTTGAGGCTGCTCAGCTTTTTGCTGATAGCGTCGCCAATGCCGGTTTTGACGATGAGTTCAAGCAAACCCATTGAGTCGAATGGCGATATTTTTCTCGGCTCGGAAGCCTCGATATAGGTATCGATGAGATGACGCATATCCGCTTCGTACGCTTTAAGGTCGAGGGTCTCGCCACTCGCGTTGCGGATAATGTCTCGCAGACTTGTGTAATGCTCGATAAGCTGTTTGATACGGGAAATGTCTGCCGCGTTGTAGCCAACGCTTTCGAGCTCATCCGCGATGTTGGCATACGCGCGCAGGAGAGCGACGGTTCCCTTGTACAGGGCTGCGCGTTGAGGTTCTCTTTCCGCAAGGTCCGAGGGGATTTCGGTGTTGCCGCAGAAATAATGAATATGTTCGAGCTCGCCGTGCGGAGGCTGCACAGGCTCGCAGAGAAGGGCGAGTGCTTCAATGGCGCTGTCGAGTCGTTCCTTGCCCTTTTTCAGTCGGTCTTGAACCATGACTTCCGGCGCTGCGCCACCTGAGCTGTGATCAAGTTCCGACGTGTAGACTGAGATGGCGTTTTCAACCTTTTTGAAGAGGTCCTTGTAGTCGACGATATAGCCGAAGTCCTTGTCCTCGCCATCAAGCCGATTGGTACGGCAGATCGCCTGGAAAAGGGCGTGATCTTGGTAGCCATCCGGCGTAGGCCGCAGGCGATGCAGTCGGGCTGTTTCAGCGCCTGAGGAGCGTCGGATCGTTTTTATGCATTTTGATTAGTTCGATTAAATTCTCGACGCCGAAGTCGGTGAAGGCCATCACGGCGTCGTCGCCGATCCCCGACACCCATATGAGCCCGTCCTCGGGCTCCATCTCGGCGGCGACGTCGAACAGCCAATCCTCGTTTTCGCCGAGGTCCGAGGCGACCCGATTGATTGTCGTGACGTGAGAGACTTTGTTGACGTGCATGATCAAGCTGCACGAGCGGAGATTACCGGACCTTGTATCGCCCAGTTCCAGGGCAGCAACTCTTCAAGCCGATGTGCGGGATGGGCGGCGATACAGGACAAAACGTCTGCGAGCCATGCCTGCGGATCGACGCCATTCATTTTGGCCGTGACAATGAGACTATACATGGCCGCAGCGCGCTGCCCTCCGCGATCGGACCCGCAGAACAGCCACGATTTTCTTCCCAGCGCGATGCCTCTTAGCCCTCGTTCTGCAGCGTTGTTGGACAAGCACACGCGTCCGTCTTCAAGGAAAAGCGTGAACGCGGCCCAGCGCTTGAGCATGTAACTGATAGCCTTGACCAGGTCGTGCCCGCGCGAGAGCCTGGCCGCCTGCTCGCGCATATAGATCCGCAGATCATCGACCAATGGACGGCTCAGCATCTGGCGGACCGACAGGCGTTCTTCCGCGCTCTTTCCATTGATGGACCGCTCGATTTCGAACAGCGCGTCGATGCGACGCACCACCTCGATCGCGATGGGCGACAAAGGGATTTCCTTCTTGCCAGCAGCCTTGCGTCGCGCGTTCTCATCCAGATCAGCCATGGCGAAGAAGGGGCGTCGCGCATGGACCCAGCACGCCGCCTCGCGGATCGGGCCCGGCTTGCGGTCCGCTAGGTAGAGCCTGTTGTAGCCGTCATAGGCGTCGGCCTGCAGGATGCCAGCATATCCCGCCAGATGCGCCTGCGGATGTTCGCCTTTGCGGTCGCGTGAGTAATAAAAGATGGCCGCCGGCGGCCCGGCGCCGCCGAAGGGCGCGTCGTCGCGGACATAAACCCAGCACCGACCCGTGTCGGTTTTGCCCTTCGCCAGCACGGGAACCGTGGTGTCGTCGCCGTGTAGGCGCTCGGCGGCCAGGACATGCGCCTCGATGAGACGCCGCAGCGGATCCAGCGCCGCACAGATGGAGCCGACGGCGTCGGCCATGGTCGACAAGGAGATCGGCGCGCCTTCCAACGCATAGCGCTCCGCCTGACGGTTCAGCGGCTGATGTTGGCCGAACTTCTCGAAGGCGATCATCGCCAGAAGGCTTGGCCCCGCCCAGCCGCGCGGAACGGCATGGAACGGCGCCGGCGCCTGTGTGATCTTCTCGCAGTCCCGACAGGAGAATTTCTCTCGCACGGTCTCGATCACTTTCCACTGACGCGGCGTCGTCTCCAGCGTCTGCGTCACGTCTTCGCCGAGCTTCCGCAGCCGCGATCCGCCGCAGCAAGCGCAGCTCGTCGGCGCCTCGATTACGACGCGCTCGCGCGGTAGATGTTCCGGGAATGTGTGGCGCTCGGACCGTTTGCGCGTGAAGCCCGCGACCAGCGTGGTTTTCGTGACCGCCTGCTCCGCCGCGAGCTCATCTTCCGTCGCGCTCGCTTCCAGCTCTTCGAGCTCGAGCGACAACTGATCGATCAGCCGCGCAGCGCGCTCCGACTTTTGCCCGTAGATCTGCCGCTGCAACTTGGCGATCTGAAGCTTTTGCGCGGCGATCAGCGCCGTGTCTTCCGACGCCTTCGCCCGTGCGACGGCCAACTCTGCTTTCAGCGCAGCATTTTCGTCGAGAAGGGCCTGGGCAGCAGCGTCCATAGGCGAAGTGAATCACATATCTTGCGATTTGTGGCGCCCCAAAATGCCTCCGCCCTGGATTTTTTGCGATTCACCCCGCGCTTTGCGGCCGAAAGGTCATTTGCGGATTTCGCCAATCTATCCCTTCGAGCATATAGGCCATCTGCGCCGCCGAGATCGACACCGCGCCCGCCGTCGCCGAGGGCCATATGAACTTTCCGCGATCGAGGCGTTTTGCATACAGCGACAGTCCGACGCCATCATGCCAGAGAATTTTTGCGAGGTCGCCCCTGCGCCCGCGGAAAATGTAGAGATCGCCGGCGTGCGGGTCGCGCTTCAACTGCTCCTGCACCTGAAGGGCGAGGCCCTGCATGCCGCGTCGCATGTCGGTGTGGCCGGTGGCGATCCAGACGCGGCAGCCCGCCGGCAACGGGATCATCGCCGCAGCGCCTTCACGACCCGCGACAGCGCGGCTGCCTCGACATCGGACCACACGAGGATCCGGTCACCCTCGGCGAGGACGATCTCCATCTGGCCGGTCGGCCCCGGAGCGGAATGCTCCCCCACTGTGTCCGGCGTGATCGTCACGGGCAGGATCGGCGCGAGGTCCTGCGGCGCAGCCAGATCGACGCCGAACTGCCGGCGCCAGGTGAAGAGCTGGTTGGTGTTGAGGTCGTGCCGTCGCGCAACCTCGGCGATCGAAGCTCCGTCCTCAAGGCTCTCCTCGACGATCCGGCGCTTCTCTTCGAGAGACCAGGATCGGCGTCGGCGCCGGAGAGCCGGCGGATCGTCATCGTTGCGCGACATCGGCGATAGTGTCCGCTTGTAATAGAAGTGGACACGATCATCGCGCCACCCGTCAGGCAGCTATCTCAAAAACCGCAATCAACGCCAGGCGGCCGCCGCCGGAGGGATACTGATCTTGCATCGATTTGTCAATGTAAAGGTAGGTGCAAGGAGGGGCGTCAAAGCCGGTAAGGAGCTTGTCGACGACCACCAAAAGCTTCATGTTGGCGGGCTCTTTGATGAAAAGTTTCTTGGCCCATTCTTCATAGGTCTCGGTCTTTGTCATGCCCGGCTTGGGCTCGATATTTTTGAGCAGTTCCGTGTAGGTGTTGAAAATGAACTGCTTGTCGGTTTCGGTATTGGCCCCGGTTTCCTCCAGCGTCACATCCTTATTTTGCGGGTTGTAGGAGGTGATGACCGCGCACTTTCCCTTGAAAACTGTTTTTTGGAAAAGCGAAAAACATTTACAGGCCTCGTAAATGCTCGAGGCGACCAGGATGGCGTTACCGCGCTCGCTTGAAAGGCGCGGCTTGACGCTGAAGTCGAAAATGATGTCGCTCACAACGCGATCCATGCGTGACTTTGAACTCAGGATCGTTTGGAGCGTGCCCCATTTCTTTTTCAGCTCGTCCTTCTGCCAGTCATTAAGGCCTTTGGTCTTGGCCTCGAACCATGCGTCAATCTTATCCGTTGAGCCCAGCTTCTGGTCGATGTCACGCGCCTCGTAGATAAGATCGAGCACAACCTCATCCTCGACCGCTTCACTGAATTTATAGGTATGAATGTAACTGCCAAAGACTTCGAGGCTGGTGGCCCGATCCTTCTTGAGGAGAGGGGTGCCGGTGAAGCCGATGAAGACTGCGTTAGGCATTATCGCCTTCATCGCGCGATTAAGCTTGCCGCCTTGGGTGCGATGACATTCGTCGACAAAAACGAAGACTTCGCCC
This window encodes:
- a CDS encoding M48 family metallopeptidase, with amino-acid sequence MANRLRIGSIEVEVVFKNIKNVHLSVNPPSGHVRIAAPTRMKLDTVRVFAISKLEWIKRQQKRFQRQERETAREFLSGESHYLWGKRYLLKVVEGDAPPNVMLRHRHILLNVRKGSSSAKRQAVLDAWYRSLLKHAAQELLIKWQRILRVKPNQLFVQKMKTKWGSCNTNSRNIRLNVDLAKKPAECLEYIVIHELLHLIERRHNDRFTTLMERHMPNWQSVRRTLNEGPLAQADWAY
- a CDS encoding SIR2 family protein, with product MSVPEGANLANHLALLALSRGAEGQTRLITTNFDTLFERAWLEKYQKAIASHASAAMPAPKASGFEGVLHLHGRLADDSPKLSLAETDLVLTSSEFGDAYLRSGWASRYVYDVVRACTVVLVGYSADDPPMRYLLEVLEADRERYSDLHRVYAFAASKDEEEELEAALWRAKGIEPILYRPSENDHSALYKTLEEWRDYANDPTAWRREALRVIFTQSPKEQGEDELARCAALLRHRDAAQLLAELSPPSDWLSPLNDRRVFAEQERHAGQWIAARLNDADMIRASISLPYFSDECAWYIELAIEQKRAELSPVRLKAWQLILRSKRQVRIPSRMLDDNWYTVSRYIRQGDAGYHIRQVVRKLLQPRLTVAKAFRLSERTTENEPERLFDLLRIDFDAPDHVPIREILLCWPESLDKELALFRVLERALTEALEEAHDLGLLDGWDCASGDVPSIGDHPQNKHRRGFYPIIRVLADLWGRIASRDPETARTLISSWWSSPYLLERRFYLSALCSDSVFSCEEVWSGLDRLSPEDFWLGGAQVEIMRLVTLRWREFAPAQRQAFEARICSGLPRDLFQEGSFEKDEWGSVYDSAVMKRLNRLKLMGWPLNNDSETLLREIASRHPRWAPGEGDRDDFSSWHESHSGPDGQPELLANIADSALVSEAMRLQRESRWQQGDVWRLFCAADPERAQLGLRSEAKAGRWEVDAWRDFIWSATERSEDTLQLELAASLLAMPEAVLTQLLPAACRWLQKRRQLLTRLASREGNFLTLWDRLAELAYPANAPSVDKEERGAYDRALNDPAGELADALLRHIDARKPEQGGGFTEEEAIRLNRIVHSDGDPGLLARATLCRFLAYLEATDPDWVLSQMLPFLSWDQPHAASLWRSRAFDNIGTARLFNATKTLMLEAFVRPGLGDDELEGLMTQLLTIAFAHRRQELIDYALSSAEIKNALAAGSDRLRTNAAWQFWRAMGDEADKAARWNEMIGPVFRGMWPLDAALRNEGVSQNLVLMTLECGEAFPDAVDAVIVFLVPYQLYLMAHTLRLESAHDDLIRKFPRAALRLASAIIDPDKYPVPSDLSSFLELCIESDASVASEPSYIRLFGLRRQRAA
- the tnpB gene encoding IS66 family insertion sequence element accessory protein TnpB (TnpB, as the term is used for proteins encoded by IS66 family insertion elements, is considered an accessory protein, since TnpC, encoded by a neighboring gene, is a DDE family transposase.) → MIPLPAGCRVWIATGHTDMRRGMQGLALQVQEQLKRDPHAGDLYIFRGRRGDLAKILWHDGVGLSLYAKRLDRGKFIWPSATAGAVSISAAQMAYMLEGIDWRNPQMTFRPQSAG
- the tnpC gene encoding IS66 family transposase, with product MDAAAQALLDENAALKAELAVARAKASEDTALIAAQKLQIAKLQRQIYGQKSERAARLIDQLSLELEELEASATEDELAAEQAVTKTTLVAGFTRKRSERHTFPEHLPRERVVIEAPTSCACCGGSRLRKLGEDVTQTLETTPRQWKVIETVREKFSCRDCEKITQAPAPFHAVPRGWAGPSLLAMIAFEKFGQHQPLNRQAERYALEGAPISLSTMADAVGSICAALDPLRRLIEAHVLAAERLHGDDTTVPVLAKGKTDTGRCWVYVRDDAPFGGAGPPAAIFYYSRDRKGEHPQAHLAGYAGILQADAYDGYNRLYLADRKPGPIREAACWVHARRPFFAMADLDENARRKAAGKKEIPLSPIAIEVVRRIDALFEIERSINGKSAEERLSVRQMLSRPLVDDLRIYMREQAARLSRGHDLVKAISYMLKRWAAFTLFLEDGRVCLSNNAAERGLRGIALGRKSWLFCGSDRGGQRAAAMYSLIVTAKMNGVDPQAWLADVLSCIAAHPAHRLEELLPWNWAIQGPVISARAA
- the tnpA gene encoding IS66-like element accessory protein TnpA; this translates as MSRNDDDPPALRRRRRSWSLEEKRRIVEESLEDGASIAEVARRHDLNTNQLFTWRRQFGVDLAAPQDLAPILPVTITPDTVGEHSAPGPTGQMEIVLAEGDRILVWSDVEAAALSRVVKALRR
- a CDS encoding DUF2958 domain-containing protein: MKLLTQAQRQQLLDNGRRQAAVKGTPDELDFPPVVKLFNPCGACTWLLTEIDPDDESIAWGLCDLGMGSPEFGTVSLTELAEYRSRLGVGIERDLYFKAHGPISAYIAAANEAGHIVENIPGSTVSD